In uncultured Fibrobacter sp., a single genomic region encodes these proteins:
- a CDS encoding nitroreductase family protein yields the protein MRFYTESYHESTQYAPRLSGDPLSLHWENEPIPDKRYPGCERIAMPRHMLPPLPAATFDGLDSINIYVVLRKYGVPDGVFYCDVARHQLVRIGAGAEMETLANSFTDSEFIRNVPMLFLYAGSVSRTVWRLKEAAYREIEKDAGAVIGNQMLFSNGRGFRTTVLGGFVDDSVANVLKLASTEIPLSALAVYPDSLNVNALSLDEGAGRFSYSNRNESLEKVYAVESAGAGNRYASRFMLQNRCECIDDLSRCIRVCRLQAQSLPGDEFPLTPAKFTNDYYYREAELLPQKPLRITPFKPYNLDLDDFSSILRWLELGQIDMFGAGLLKIWVVVFNVMFVYPGVYRYVPIQKSIYMQSSQVSDKKFARCHSAPEQAQNATFAIILTADLNECCNILGDRAYRYLNMNAGYIAESVHVSSRILNKVSHAEHFYFEKELKTLCNIPESESILSEIVVGREET from the coding sequence ATGCGTTTTTATACGGAATCTTACCACGAATCCACCCAATATGCTCCCCGATTGTCGGGGGACCCGCTTTCGCTGCATTGGGAAAACGAGCCGATTCCGGACAAACGCTACCCTGGGTGTGAACGCATCGCCATGCCGAGGCACATGTTGCCACCTTTGCCCGCTGCGACATTTGACGGGCTCGATTCCATAAATATCTATGTGGTTCTCCGGAAGTACGGTGTGCCCGATGGAGTTTTTTACTGCGATGTGGCCCGCCATCAGCTGGTGCGGATTGGGGCGGGTGCCGAAATGGAAACACTTGCGAATAGCTTTACGGATAGCGAGTTTATTCGGAATGTCCCCATGCTCTTTTTGTATGCCGGCTCCGTTAGCCGGACTGTGTGGAGACTCAAGGAGGCCGCTTATCGCGAAATAGAGAAGGATGCGGGGGCCGTTATCGGCAACCAAATGCTGTTCTCGAATGGTCGTGGCTTCAGGACAACGGTTTTAGGTGGCTTTGTTGACGATTCCGTTGCGAACGTACTTAAGTTGGCTTCGACAGAAATTCCCTTGTCTGCGTTGGCCGTGTATCCAGATTCGCTGAACGTGAACGCCCTTTCTTTGGACGAAGGTGCCGGGCGCTTTTCGTATTCGAACCGCAATGAATCTTTGGAAAAAGTTTATGCCGTGGAATCGGCGGGGGCGGGCAACCGGTACGCTTCGCGTTTTATGCTCCAGAACCGCTGCGAGTGCATTGACGATTTGTCGCGCTGCATCCGTGTGTGCCGCTTGCAGGCGCAGTCCTTGCCGGGCGATGAATTCCCGCTGACCCCGGCGAAGTTCACGAACGATTATTACTACAGAGAAGCGGAACTGCTCCCGCAAAAGCCTTTGCGGATAACCCCCTTCAAACCGTATAATCTGGATTTGGATGATTTTTCGAGTATCTTGCGCTGGCTGGAACTCGGGCAAATTGATATGTTCGGTGCAGGCTTGCTCAAGATATGGGTGGTCGTGTTCAACGTCATGTTCGTGTATCCAGGTGTTTATAGGTACGTCCCGATACAAAAGTCCATTTACATGCAGTCATCGCAAGTGTCCGACAAAAAGTTCGCCCGTTGCCACTCCGCCCCGGAGCAGGCCCAGAACGCGACGTTTGCGATAATTCTGACTGCCGACTTGAACGAGTGCTGCAACATTCTCGGGGATCGCGCTTACCGTTACCTGAATATGAATGCGGGTTACATTGCCGAGTCCGTTCACGTTTCTTCACGTATTTTGAACAAAGTCTCCCATGCGGAGCATTTCTATTTCGAAAAAGAACTGAAGACGCTGTGTAATATTCCCGAAAGCGAAAGCATCCTTTCTGAAATCGTTGTCGGAAGGGAAGAGACCTGA
- a CDS encoding LrgB family protein translates to MSTPLFGILLTLIAFECGVAIHKKFSHTLVNPLLIANVLIIGFLCATGISYDTYKVGGDYISFFLGPVTVVLAVPLYKQIQHLKKHWLPILTGICVGSLTSILCVIATSKLFHLSETLMLSIVPKSITIPMGSVVSEQIGGIPSITIIAITVTGITGAVTAPIVCKYCRIKDPVAQGVGIGTASHALGTSTAMTMGEIQGAMSSLSIGVAGVFTAFVAPILL, encoded by the coding sequence ATGTCCACACCACTTTTCGGCATACTCCTTACCCTCATCGCATTTGAATGTGGAGTCGCAATCCATAAGAAATTCAGCCACACGCTGGTCAACCCGCTGTTGATTGCAAACGTCCTCATCATCGGATTTCTCTGCGCGACAGGCATCAGCTACGACACGTACAAAGTCGGCGGCGACTACATCTCGTTTTTCCTCGGCCCCGTCACCGTCGTGCTTGCCGTACCGCTTTACAAACAAATTCAACATCTTAAAAAGCATTGGCTTCCCATCCTCACCGGAATCTGTGTCGGTAGCCTCACGAGCATTCTCTGCGTCATTGCGACAAGCAAGCTCTTTCACTTGAGCGAAACCCTGATGCTCTCCATCGTTCCCAAATCCATCACCATCCCGATGGGCTCCGTCGTTTCCGAACAAATCGGCGGCATTCCGAGCATCACCATCATCGCCATCACCGTCACGGGGATCACCGGAGCCGTCACGGCGCCAATCGTCTGCAAGTACTGCCGTATAAAAGATCCCGTAGCGCAAGGTGTCGGCATCGGGACAGCGAGTCACGCACTTGGCACATCCACCGCAATGACCATGGGCGAAATCCAGGGAGCCATGAGCAGCCTATCCATCGGCGTCGCCGGCGTCTTCACGGCATTTGTCGCGCCTATATTGCTATAA
- a CDS encoding CidA/LrgA family protein, with protein sequence MPILVQLIVILGICLAGDLLHRHAGIPIPGNILGMLILLLLLCFKVIKVDHIKETSDFFLKRLPFFFLPPSIGIMVAGDEVLSQWPLLLILCIALTIVTMAATGWTVQILSRKRKPQEKTR encoded by the coding sequence ATGCCCATTCTCGTTCAATTGATTGTCATATTGGGAATCTGCCTCGCAGGCGACCTTCTGCATCGGCATGCAGGAATCCCCATTCCCGGGAACATCCTCGGGATGCTCATCTTGCTGCTGTTGCTCTGCTTCAAAGTCATCAAGGTCGACCACATCAAGGAAACCAGCGATTTCTTCCTCAAAAGGCTCCCCTTTTTCTTCTTGCCGCCAAGTATCGGCATCATGGTCGCGGGTGACGAAGTCCTAAGCCAGTGGCCGCTTCTACTCATCCTTTGCATTGCGCTCACCATCGTCACGATGGCCGCCACCGGCTGGACTGTACAGATTCTCTCGCGAAAGCGTAAACCGCAAGAGAAAACAAGGTAA
- the fmt gene encoding methionyl-tRNA formyltransferase, with translation MKIVFMGTPDFAAHFLEHLVASDNEVLAVVTQPDRPAGRGRVLTAPPVKVAAQNHGLPVLQPLDLHSPEFEADLRKFDADLFVVVAYSILPKNILGVARFGAVNVHGSLLPKYRGAAPVQRAIADGLAETGVTVFRLDEKMDHGPILAQRMVVIDHQDTTASLLEKMVAPGCEALDDAIAQLNNGCEKDLTQDHAQASGAPKIKKEEGLIDFSLPAKVIHNRIRAFNPWPGGYGKLGGRMVYLRKTDTPENGPKLVPGEVAFDGKRFFVGTGDGVLEVLEIQAEGKKPMPVADFMRGIQKREELAFC, from the coding sequence ATGAAGATTGTTTTTATGGGTACGCCGGATTTTGCGGCACATTTCTTGGAGCATCTTGTTGCATCCGATAACGAAGTTCTTGCTGTTGTGACTCAGCCGGATAGGCCGGCCGGTCGTGGGCGCGTGTTGACAGCCCCTCCTGTGAAGGTGGCCGCCCAGAATCACGGGCTGCCGGTGTTGCAGCCGTTGGACTTGCATTCCCCGGAATTCGAGGCGGATCTCCGCAAGTTCGATGCCGACCTTTTTGTCGTTGTCGCTTACTCCATCTTGCCGAAGAACATTCTCGGCGTGGCGCGCTTTGGCGCTGTGAACGTTCACGGCAGTTTGCTCCCGAAGTATCGCGGTGCGGCTCCTGTCCAAAGGGCTATTGCCGATGGGCTTGCCGAAACGGGCGTGACGGTTTTCCGCCTGGACGAGAAAATGGACCATGGCCCAATTCTTGCGCAGCGTATGGTGGTTATCGACCATCAGGATACGACGGCGTCTTTGCTCGAAAAGATGGTTGCTCCCGGCTGCGAAGCTTTGGACGATGCGATTGCCCAATTGAACAATGGCTGCGAAAAGGATTTGACGCAGGACCATGCGCAGGCTTCCGGTGCTCCGAAAATCAAGAAGGAAGAAGGCCTGATCGATTTCTCGTTGCCGGCAAAGGTGATTCACAATCGCATCCGTGCGTTCAATCCGTGGCCGGGCGGTTACGGCAAACTCGGTGGACGCATGGTGTACCTCCGCAAGACCGACACTCCTGAAAACGGCCCGAAACTTGTTCCGGGAGAAGTCGCATTTGACGGTAAACGTTTCTTTGTTGGGACTGGCGACGGTGTGCTTGAAGTGCTTGAAATCCAGGCCGAGGGCAAGAAGCCGATGCCCGTTGCCGACTTCATGCGTGGAATCCAGAAGCGTGAGGAACTTGCATTTTGCTGA
- a CDS encoding transcription antitermination factor NusB has protein sequence MLTEREEAYRVLLLWQKDGAFIKESGLSPFAMEIALGVCRRHLYLEYFIKTLTKRMPALEVRIVLEMGLFQLFFMDVPDYAAINSSVELARSANLGNGAASLVNAVLRAARKAGAPELPPQRVRRVSIENSVPEWIVRRWFDIYGGDEAEAMARATLERPTEWLRVNLQKASAPVIVQRLGIPGASILYDRFVELPHDAGVKAILASPEFVEGKISFQNPSAYEVVKLLDAKPGMSVWDACAAPGGKTALLAEMDPSLDILATDSSEHRLEKMKDLMDRLGLTNVKIDCADAISPSFVPHTSKGAEGDRPHSSYLFDRILLDVPCSNMGVVARRPESVYRLTQESLKELAGLQLRILESAARFLKPGGRLVYATCSPDPMETTQVVSKFLKGHPEFAKVGEPVLPGKKDARFDGFFAQALEKVGEG, from the coding sequence TTGCTGACGGAACGTGAAGAGGCTTATCGAGTCCTGTTGCTTTGGCAGAAGGACGGCGCGTTTATCAAGGAAAGCGGGCTTTCCCCGTTTGCCATGGAGATTGCGCTCGGCGTGTGCCGTAGGCACTTGTATCTGGAATATTTTATCAAGACGCTGACCAAGAGGATGCCCGCACTCGAGGTGAGGATTGTCCTCGAGATGGGGCTGTTCCAGCTTTTCTTCATGGATGTGCCCGACTATGCGGCCATCAACTCGAGTGTTGAACTTGCCCGTTCCGCTAACCTCGGGAATGGTGCTGCAAGTCTTGTGAATGCTGTGCTCAGGGCTGCCCGCAAAGCGGGTGCTCCTGAACTTCCTCCGCAGCGCGTGCGTCGAGTCTCGATAGAAAATTCGGTGCCCGAATGGATTGTGCGCCGTTGGTTCGATATTTACGGTGGCGACGAAGCCGAAGCGATGGCCCGCGCCACTCTGGAACGCCCGACCGAATGGCTCCGCGTGAATTTGCAGAAGGCGAGCGCTCCCGTGATTGTGCAGCGCTTGGGAATTCCGGGGGCTTCGATCCTTTACGACCGCTTTGTCGAACTGCCGCATGATGCGGGTGTCAAGGCGATTCTTGCCTCTCCCGAATTTGTCGAAGGAAAAATCAGTTTCCAAAACCCGTCTGCTTACGAGGTCGTGAAACTTCTGGATGCAAAGCCGGGAATGAGTGTGTGGGATGCCTGTGCGGCCCCCGGCGGGAAGACTGCACTCCTTGCCGAAATGGATCCTTCGCTCGACATCCTTGCAACGGATTCTTCGGAACACCGCCTCGAAAAGATGAAGGACTTGATGGACCGCCTCGGCCTTACAAACGTCAAAATTGATTGCGCTGACGCCATCTCGCCTTCTTTCGTTCCTCATACCTCAAAGGGAGCCGAAGGCGACCGACCTCACAGCTCATACCTATTTGACCGTATCCTTCTCGACGTTCCGTGCAGCAACATGGGCGTTGTCGCGCGCCGTCCGGAATCGGTGTATCGCCTTACGCAGGAATCGCTCAAGGAATTGGCCGGTTTGCAGCTCCGCATTTTGGAAAGCGCGGCCCGTTTCTTGAAACCTGGTGGCCGTCTCGTGTATGCCACGTGCAGCCCGGATCCTATGGAAACGACTCAAGTCGTCTCGAAATTCCTCAAGGGACATCCTGAATTTGCGAAGGTGGGCGAGCCGGTACTCCCCGGAAAGAAAGATGCCCGTTTCGATGGGTTCTTTGCTCAAGCGCTTGAAAAGGTCGGGGAGGGCTAA
- a CDS encoding A/G-specific adenine glycosylase encodes MQPRLSSSTSASSRRKPTASKVSKAAPEEALRTWFRKNATGLPWRNADLDSKRDPYAVWISETMLQQTQVSTVRDYFVRWMERFPTVEALAKADEAEAFRYWQGLGYYSRARNILKTAKLIANAGGKFPETRKGLEALPGIGAYTAGAILSLAFHKREAILDGNLVRIFSRLYELAFLPTSKKESETYWDYAKKWADAPKGYMHNEALMELGRTTCKPRNPQCASCPLAGTCRSYRNGRVAEFPPTRRRLQKDWHGTVLVIESTDGKILAVSSGQAFLEGQLSLPHFESAKTATAGLPAKAEAYINADDVESITDCGSFRHNITVHKMECDVLHVLLKKSSKSQKLPSTYSWVPKAKASETFANSFSLKALERLADRADKA; translated from the coding sequence ATGCAGCCAAGGCTCAGTTCAAGTACTTCCGCCAGCTCAAGAAGGAAGCCTACGGCATCTAAGGTTTCAAAGGCCGCCCCAGAAGAAGCCCTACGCACCTGGTTCAGGAAAAATGCGACAGGGCTTCCTTGGCGCAATGCCGATTTAGATTCTAAACGCGACCCTTATGCTGTCTGGATCAGCGAGACCATGCTGCAACAGACGCAGGTATCCACCGTGCGGGATTATTTTGTCCGCTGGATGGAGCGTTTCCCGACGGTCGAGGCATTAGCCAAAGCCGACGAAGCCGAAGCGTTCCGCTACTGGCAAGGGCTTGGCTATTACAGCCGCGCCAGGAACATCCTCAAGACCGCAAAACTCATCGCCAACGCGGGGGGCAAATTCCCGGAAACACGCAAGGGGCTCGAAGCTCTCCCCGGTATCGGCGCATATACGGCAGGAGCTATCCTAAGCCTTGCATTCCACAAACGCGAAGCCATCCTGGACGGGAACTTGGTCAGGATCTTCAGCAGGCTATACGAACTCGCCTTCTTGCCCACGAGCAAGAAAGAAAGCGAAACGTACTGGGACTATGCAAAAAAATGGGCGGACGCACCCAAAGGCTACATGCACAACGAAGCCCTCATGGAGTTGGGACGCACTACCTGCAAGCCGCGGAATCCGCAATGCGCCTCGTGCCCGCTCGCGGGCACATGCCGTTCCTACAGGAACGGCCGGGTCGCCGAGTTTCCGCCGACCCGGAGGCGCCTCCAGAAAGACTGGCACGGCACAGTCCTTGTCATCGAAAGCACCGACGGGAAAATTCTTGCGGTCAGCAGCGGGCAAGCGTTCCTCGAAGGGCAGCTATCACTCCCCCATTTTGAAAGCGCCAAAACAGCGACCGCAGGCCTCCCGGCCAAAGCGGAGGCTTACATCAACGCAGACGATGTCGAAAGCATTACCGATTGCGGAAGCTTCCGCCACAATATCACCGTCCACAAAATGGAATGCGACGTGTTGCATGTCTTGCTGAAGAAATCCAGCAAATCTCAAAAACTTCCCAGCACGTATTCTTGGGTTCCCAAAGCAAAAGCCTCAGAAACGTTCGCCAACAGTTTCAGTTTGAAGGCACTAGAACGTCTTGCGGACCGTGCAGACAAAGCGTAA
- a CDS encoding glycosyltransferase: MTTVLRSTKVNAKTDVVDTRPPIFGRTVTSTFRKYWGMKHKPPGNIRTCWIPPIVFGTCILNIPKLLKLRWYMNKERKKRDPDDVSVIFYSDLLDETNGIANNLRHIVPYMRAHGMKASLAGIAFNTRPCGVVENGYCFLLPRIFSMELLGYANSELDIMRIGPVLRLLKRYPVDIIELETPSPGAWLVRFCAFFAGVKVLSHYRTDVPTYTKTLVKAKWMHVYVLWLMRIFYAMSRPVISPCDDYVEILKKQLKVPADKIVMLPRGLPLDQFNPSWANKGTWEKFGEKKAVRFLFCGRISKEKNIPFLNEVWKEFAKRHDDVQLMFVGYGWYLEELKVIYKDNPEVLFAGEQGGEMLAGLYADADYLVFPSTTDTFGNVVVEAMASGTPAVVSDFGGPKSIVKEESCGFIRPLDKEAWLEALEKCYDLKKNHPDEYEAMSKRVFDKSRIYTLENAAKAQFKYFRQLKKEAYGI; this comes from the coding sequence ATGACGACTGTATTGCGTTCAACAAAGGTCAACGCTAAGACCGACGTGGTGGACACTCGCCCGCCCATATTCGGCAGGACGGTCACCAGCACATTCCGCAAATACTGGGGAATGAAGCACAAGCCCCCCGGAAACATCCGCACATGCTGGATTCCGCCCATCGTGTTCGGCACATGCATCTTGAACATTCCCAAGTTGCTCAAACTTCGCTGGTACATGAACAAGGAACGCAAGAAACGCGATCCCGACGACGTGAGCGTCATCTTCTACAGCGACCTGCTCGACGAAACAAACGGCATTGCGAACAACCTGCGTCATATCGTTCCCTACATGCGCGCCCACGGTATGAAGGCTAGCCTTGCCGGCATTGCCTTCAACACAAGGCCCTGCGGCGTGGTCGAGAACGGCTACTGCTTTTTGCTGCCGCGCATATTCAGTATGGAGCTGCTCGGCTATGCAAACAGCGAACTTGACATCATGCGCATCGGCCCCGTACTTAGACTACTGAAGCGCTACCCGGTCGACATCATTGAACTTGAAACCCCGAGCCCTGGCGCTTGGCTGGTTCGCTTCTGCGCCTTCTTTGCTGGAGTGAAAGTACTCAGTCACTACCGCACCGACGTGCCCACCTACACGAAGACCCTCGTGAAGGCCAAGTGGATGCATGTGTACGTCCTTTGGCTCATGCGCATTTTCTACGCCATGTCCCGCCCGGTCATCAGCCCCTGCGACGACTACGTGGAAATTCTCAAGAAGCAACTGAAGGTCCCGGCAGACAAGATCGTGATGCTCCCCCGCGGCCTCCCGCTCGACCAGTTCAATCCGAGTTGGGCAAACAAGGGCACCTGGGAAAAATTCGGCGAGAAAAAAGCCGTACGCTTCCTGTTCTGCGGCCGCATTTCCAAAGAAAAGAACATCCCCTTCTTGAACGAAGTCTGGAAAGAATTCGCAAAACGCCACGACGACGTGCAACTCATGTTCGTGGGCTACGGCTGGTACCTCGAAGAACTCAAGGTCATCTACAAGGATAATCCGGAAGTCCTATTTGCCGGAGAACAGGGCGGAGAAATGCTCGCCGGCCTGTACGCCGACGCAGACTACCTCGTGTTCCCGAGTACAACAGACACCTTCGGCAATGTGGTCGTAGAAGCGATGGCCAGCGGCACTCCCGCTGTGGTCAGCGATTTCGGCGGGCCCAAGAGCATTGTCAAGGAAGAATCCTGCGGGTTCATCCGTCCGCTCGACAAGGAAGCTTGGCTCGAAGCCCTCGAGAAGTGCTACGACCTCAAGAAAAACCACCCGGACGAATACGAAGCCATGAGCAAGCGCGTATTTGACAAGAGCCGCATCTACACTCTCGAAAATGCAGCCAAGGCTCAGTTCAAGTACTTCCGCCAGCTCAAGAAGGAAGCCTACGGCATCTAA
- the hisA gene encoding phosphoribosylformimino-5-aminoimidazole carboxamide ribotide isomerase, whose amino-acid sequence MTKFRPCIDLHDGKVKQIVGSSLSDSGSGLKTNFETDMSAASFAEMYKRDGVKGGHVIMLGKGNEAAAKAALAAYEGGLQVGGGITAVNAKEYLDAGASHVIVTSWIFPNGELDNERLRLLTNTIGRSRLVLDLSCKSTSRGERPSWNVAINRWQTLTNVEISEQTLQSLSGFCDEFLIHAADVEGKQQGMDDELIRFLAEFSPIPVTYAGGAKNLDDLKHCKEISKDKVDLTIGSALDIFGGKGVKYDDCIAFNKGQR is encoded by the coding sequence ATGACGAAGTTTAGACCGTGCATAGACCTCCACGATGGCAAGGTAAAGCAGATTGTAGGCAGTTCGCTTTCCGATAGCGGGAGCGGCCTCAAGACGAATTTCGAAACAGACATGTCCGCAGCATCATTCGCCGAGATGTACAAGCGCGACGGAGTCAAGGGTGGCCATGTCATCATGCTCGGCAAGGGCAACGAAGCCGCAGCCAAGGCGGCCCTTGCAGCCTACGAAGGCGGCCTTCAAGTCGGAGGCGGCATCACGGCCGTCAACGCGAAGGAATACCTCGACGCCGGAGCAAGCCACGTGATCGTCACGAGCTGGATATTCCCCAACGGCGAACTGGACAACGAACGGTTGCGCCTGCTGACAAACACAATCGGGCGCTCGCGACTCGTCTTGGACTTGAGTTGCAAAAGCACCTCCCGCGGAGAACGCCCCAGCTGGAACGTCGCCATAAACCGCTGGCAGACGCTCACGAATGTAGAGATATCGGAGCAGACGCTCCAAAGCCTCTCCGGCTTTTGCGATGAATTTTTAATCCACGCCGCAGACGTGGAAGGCAAGCAGCAGGGAATGGACGACGAACTCATCCGATTCCTAGCCGAGTTCAGCCCGATTCCGGTCACCTACGCCGGTGGAGCCAAGAACCTCGACGACCTGAAACACTGCAAAGAAATTTCAAAAGACAAAGTAGACCTCACTATCGGAAGTGCCTTGGACATTTTCGGTGGGAAAGGAGTCAAATATGACGACTGTATTGCGTTCAACAAAGGTCAACGCTAA
- a CDS encoding GDP-mannose 4,6-dehydratase gives MSILVTGGTGALGFHILSSLNGTCELFSFSDEQPQPWQKVDGVEYLTGNLLNFKEVLEMMQAVQPTHIYHLASQSSVGLSYKKPYETLNINLLGTQTLLEAARQIVPRAKIMLLSSSEIYGRTDQQLTYLHKETDLPNPLTPYATSKACMELLGNQFRNAHGLHIVFVRPFHFTGPHHSRRFAIPSITYQLVKIKYYGAEPVVYSGSLDISRDVVDVRDVARGMIQILDTAPSGEVYNICCGKSYTFRELVEMLVDIAGVSVDFRFDPIFERTNDIPLLIGDPTKISSIGWKPMITIEDSLTDLFNEMVVRRRTELKMGYGKDLRL, from the coding sequence ATGAGTATTTTAGTCACAGGCGGAACAGGAGCCCTCGGCTTCCACATATTGTCCAGCCTAAACGGAACATGCGAACTTTTTAGCTTTAGCGACGAACAGCCGCAACCTTGGCAAAAAGTCGACGGAGTGGAATACCTTACGGGCAATCTACTCAACTTCAAAGAAGTTCTCGAGATGATGCAGGCAGTACAGCCCACGCACATCTACCATCTGGCAAGCCAGTCCTCGGTAGGGCTCAGCTACAAGAAGCCTTACGAAACATTAAACATCAACCTGCTCGGCACGCAGACGCTCTTGGAAGCCGCTCGCCAAATCGTCCCCAGAGCAAAAATCATGCTCTTGAGCAGTAGCGAAATTTATGGCCGGACAGACCAGCAGTTAACTTATCTGCATAAAGAGACCGACCTTCCCAACCCGCTTACGCCTTATGCGACATCCAAGGCCTGCATGGAACTGCTTGGGAACCAGTTCCGCAACGCCCACGGGCTCCACATCGTATTCGTGCGTCCGTTCCACTTCACAGGGCCGCACCATAGCCGCCGTTTTGCCATTCCCTCCATTACCTACCAGCTCGTAAAAATCAAGTATTACGGAGCCGAGCCGGTCGTGTACAGTGGCAGCCTCGACATCAGCCGCGACGTGGTCGACGTACGCGATGTTGCCCGCGGAATGATCCAAATCCTGGACACCGCCCCCTCCGGGGAAGTGTACAACATTTGCTGTGGAAAATCGTACACGTTCCGTGAACTCGTCGAAATGCTGGTAGACATCGCCGGTGTCAGCGTCGATTTCCGGTTCGACCCGATTTTCGAGCGCACCAACGACATTCCGCTCTTGATTGGCGACCCGACAAAAATTTCGAGCATCGGTTGGAAACCCATGATTACCATAGAGGACAGCCTGACAGACCTATTTAACGAGATGGTCGTCCGTCGCCGTACGGAGCTCAAAATGGGCTACGGCAAAGACCTTCGCCTCTAA
- the aroB gene encoding 3-dehydroquinate synthase yields MKKHLFFTGFMASGKSRTGRSLAERLGRPFIDTDNVIVERAGKSINEIFEQDGEAAFRKLEHDVIAEIVESNNPHVISLGGGALTQPENLKIIRENGTIIRLWAKPEVLSERIGRKNTRPLLANLGDEERLAKIKVMLKEREKNYACADFSVESSNESSEGLVIEHILHMLRFWENHALDVYPSEGGRYPIFIGRNIIPAAGAMLEGLHLSDEYEFLICTDTSIAKAQHQKLAELRGQARHCPIFKFQAGERNKTLHNLNQLFSFMLHRGYTRKSCLLQMSGGVVGDMAGFGAATYQRGIPFIQFPTTLLSMVDSSVGGKVAVNHPEGKNMIGAFYQPKAVVCDIAVLSTLPENEYLAGLAEIVKYGVIYDEDFFAYMENNVDQIKAHDFETLKHLIFRSCQIKAEVVGIDEKENGLRAILNYGHTFGHAIEKLTHYEKFSHGIAVSLGMRVAARAAVLLGKLDGAAEARQNALLDALGFPKQFAIDTEAAWEAMSIDKKASKGKRVYILPTKIGTVEKVVNIDKAIVEKSWKAIQGSCSV; encoded by the coding sequence ATGAAAAAGCATTTATTCTTCACCGGATTCATGGCCAGCGGCAAGAGCCGTACCGGCCGATCCCTGGCCGAACGTCTGGGTCGCCCGTTTATCGACACGGACAACGTCATTGTGGAACGCGCAGGAAAGTCCATCAACGAAATTTTTGAACAGGACGGCGAAGCCGCATTCCGCAAACTGGAGCACGATGTTATCGCCGAGATTGTCGAAAGCAACAATCCGCACGTAATATCCCTTGGTGGCGGGGCGCTCACACAACCTGAAAACCTCAAGATTATCCGCGAAAACGGCACAATCATTCGCCTGTGGGCCAAACCCGAAGTCCTTTCGGAGCGCATCGGACGCAAGAACACCCGCCCGCTGCTCGCGAACCTGGGCGACGAGGAACGCCTTGCAAAAATCAAGGTGATGCTCAAGGAAAGGGAAAAGAACTACGCCTGTGCCGACTTCAGCGTTGAAAGTTCCAACGAAAGCAGTGAAGGGCTTGTCATCGAGCATATCCTGCACATGCTGCGCTTCTGGGAAAACCACGCACTGGATGTCTACCCCAGCGAAGGCGGGCGCTACCCCATCTTTATCGGCAGGAACATCATCCCCGCAGCAGGTGCCATGCTCGAAGGCCTCCACCTTTCGGACGAATACGAATTCCTCATCTGCACGGACACTTCTATCGCGAAGGCCCAGCACCAGAAGCTCGCCGAACTGCGCGGGCAAGCCAGACACTGCCCCATTTTCAAGTTCCAGGCCGGCGAGCGCAACAAGACTTTGCACAACCTGAACCAACTGTTCAGTTTTATGCTGCACAGGGGCTACACACGCAAGAGTTGCCTTTTGCAAATGAGCGGTGGCGTCGTGGGCGACATGGCCGGTTTCGGTGCAGCTACCTACCAGCGCGGCATCCCGTTTATCCAATTCCCGACAACGCTCCTTTCGATGGTCGACAGTTCCGTGGGCGGTAAAGTCGCCGTGAACCACCCCGAAGGCAAGAACATGATCGGGGCATTCTACCAGCCCAAAGCCGTTGTCTGCGATATTGCCGTCTTGAGCACGCTGCCCGAAAACGAATATTTGGCAGGCCTTGCCGAAATCGTCAAATACGGCGTGATTTACGACGAAGATTTCTTTGCCTACATGGAAAATAACGTAGACCAGATAAAGGCTCACGATTTCGAAACGCTCAAACACCTGATTTTCCGCAGTTGCCAAATCAAGGCAGAAGTCGTCGGCATCGACGAAAAGGAAAACGGGCTGAGAGCCATCCTGAATTACGGCCACACCTTCGGCCACGCTATCGAAAAACTGACCCACTACGAAAAGTTCAGCCACGGCATCGCCGTCAGCCTCGGCATGCGCGTCGCGGCAAGGGCCGCCGTATTGCTGGGCAAGCTGGATGGCGCCGCCGAAGCAAGGCAAAATGCCCTTTTGGACGCTCTTGGATTCCCGAAACAATTCGCTATCGATACCGAAGCCGCATGGGAAGCCATGTCCATCGACAAAAAAGCCTCCAAGGGCAAACGAGTTTATATTTTACCCACAAAAATTGGGACCGTCGAAAAGGTGGTCAACATCGACAAAGCGATTGTCGAAAAATCCTGGAAAGCAATCCAGGGGAGTTGCAGTGTATGA